A genomic region of Staphylococcus roterodami contains the following coding sequences:
- a CDS encoding helix-turn-helix transcriptional regulator, with translation MRNRLKELRARDGLNQTQLAKLAGVSRQTISLIERNNFMPSVLTAIKIARIFNETVETVFIIEEDEA, from the coding sequence GTGCGTAATCGATTGAAAGAGTTACGAGCACGAGATGGCTTAAATCAAACGCAGCTTGCCAAACTAGCTGGTGTTTCAAGACAAACCATTTCGCTAATTGAGCGAAACAATTTTATGCCATCAGTATTAACGGCAATAAAGATTGCTCGCATTTTCAATGAAACGGTGGAAACGGTTTTTATTATTGAGGAGGATGAAGCATGA
- the tatC gene encoding twin-arginine translocase subunit TatC, whose translation MNNTDHTLLVHFSELRHRLVKILLSFVVAVIIVYVSSFWWMTSVISYITRANVTLHAFSFTEMIQIYVMIIFFIAFCLISPVMFYQLWAFVAPGLHDNERQFIYKYSLFSVLLFIFGVAFAFYIGFPMIIQFALKLSTTLNISPVIGFKAYLVELIRWLFTFGILFQLPILFIGLAKFGLIDTTSLKHYRKYIYFACFVLASIIAPPDLTLNILLTLPLILLFEFSMFIVKFTCRGKPPTH comes from the coding sequence ATTAATAATACTGACCACACCTTACTAGTTCATTTTAGCGAGCTACGTCATCGTTTAGTTAAAATACTATTGTCGTTCGTCGTCGCAGTCATTATCGTTTATGTTTCATCATTTTGGTGGATGACATCAGTCATATCATACATTACTCGAGCAAATGTAACTTTACATGCCTTTTCATTCACTGAAATGATTCAAATATATGTGATGATTATATTTTTTATTGCATTTTGTCTCATTTCACCGGTTATGTTTTATCAATTGTGGGCGTTTGTTGCACCTGGTTTGCATGATAATGAACGTCAATTTATTTATAAATATAGCTTGTTTAGCGTACTTTTATTTATTTTTGGTGTCGCTTTTGCATTTTATATTGGCTTTCCAATGATTATTCAATTCGCTTTAAAATTATCAACCACTTTGAACATTTCGCCAGTGATTGGCTTTAAAGCGTATTTAGTTGAACTTATCCGTTGGCTTTTCACTTTTGGCATTTTATTCCAATTGCCAATATTATTCATAGGTCTTGCAAAATTCGGTCTTATAGATACCACATCATTGAAGCATTATCGAAAATATATTTATTTCGCTTGCTTTGTATTAGCAAGTATCATTGCACCACCCGATTTAACATTAAATATATTACTTACATTGCCACTCATATTGCTCTTTGAGTTCAGTATGTTCATTGTTAAGTTCACATGCCGAGGCAAACCGCCAACACACTAA
- a CDS encoding ABC transporter ATP-binding protein, translating to MTTLLNVDRVNKQYKDSDFKLQDASLTISTNETVGLIGKNGSGKSTLINILVGNRHKDNGSIAFFGEEHAADDVEYKEHIGVVFDDLRVPNKLTIKDIDKVFQSIYTTWNSQKFFDLIKYFELPLQTKIKTFSRGMRMKIALTIALSHDVKLLILDEATAGMDVSGREEVMEILEDFVAQGGGILISSHISEDIEHLADKLVFMKDGRIILTEQKDILLAQYGIVTTEDKDVEIPKHLMIASRLSKGKHQILVKDYAEIENAVPLKHIDEATKIIMRGEV from the coding sequence ATGACAACATTGTTAAACGTAGATCGTGTGAACAAACAATACAAAGATTCGGATTTTAAATTACAAGATGCATCTTTAACGATTTCTACTAATGAGACAGTAGGATTAATCGGGAAAAATGGCTCAGGTAAATCGACATTAATTAATATTCTAGTAGGCAATCGACATAAAGATAATGGTAGTATTGCATTTTTTGGAGAAGAACATGCTGCGGATGATGTCGAATATAAAGAACACATAGGTGTTGTGTTTGATGATCTGAGAGTACCTAATAAATTGACTATTAAAGATATTGATAAAGTATTTCAATCTATTTATACGACTTGGAATAGTCAAAAATTCTTTGATTTAATCAAATATTTCGAGTTGCCACTACAAACTAAAATTAAAACTTTTTCAAGAGGGATGCGAATGAAGATAGCTTTAACGATTGCGCTTTCTCATGATGTGAAGTTATTAATCTTAGATGAAGCAACTGCGGGTATGGATGTTTCTGGAAGAGAAGAAGTAATGGAAATACTAGAAGATTTTGTCGCACAAGGTGGAGGCATCTTAATATCATCGCATATTTCTGAAGATATTGAACATTTAGCGGATAAATTAGTGTTTATGAAAGATGGACGAATTATTTTAACTGAACAGAAAGATATACTGTTAGCACAATATGGAATCGTAACGACGGAAGATAAAGATGTCGAAATTCCTAAGCATTTAATGATTGCTTCTAGATTATCGAAGGGGAAACATCAAATTTTAGTTAAAGATTATGCAGAAATTGAAAATGCAGTGCCTTTAAAACACATTGATGAAGCTACAAAAATCATAATGCGAGGTGAAGTATAA
- a CDS encoding DUF1398 family protein yields the protein MTFTLSAIQQAHQQFTGVDFPKLFKAFKDMGMTYNIVNIQDGTATYVHQSEDDIVTSSVKSTIPVAQKSNKTMVQDVLTRHQQGQTDFETFCNEMAEAGIYKWHIDIQAGTCTYIDLQDQAVISELIPQ from the coding sequence ATGACATTTACTTTATCTGCAATTCAACAAGCACATCAACAATTTACTGGTGTTGATTTTCCAAAACTATTCAAAGCTTTTAAAGATATGGGTATGACTTACAATATCGTCAACATTCAAGATGGCACTGCAACATACGTACATCAATCAGAAGATGATATCGTTACTTCATCTGTGAAAAGTACGATTCCTGTTGCTCAAAAATCAAACAAAACAATGGTTCAAGACGTCTTAACAAGACATCAACAAGGGCAAACAGATTTTGAAACATTTTGTAATGAAATGGCTGAAGCTGGCATCTATAAATGGCATATCGATATTCAAGCGGGTACTTGTACTTATATCGACTTGCAAGACCAAGCTGTTATTTCAGAATTAATCCCTCAATAA
- the metE gene encoding 5-methyltetrahydropteroyltriglutamate--homocysteine S-methyltransferase, with the protein MTTIKTSNLGFPRLGRKREWKKAIESYWAKKISKEELDQTLTDLHKENLLLQKYYHLDSIPVGDFSLYDHILDTSLLFNIIPERFQGRTIDDDLLFDIARGNKEHVASALIKWFNTNYHYIVPEWDNVEPKVSRNVLLDRFKYAQSLNVNAHPVIVGPITFVKLSKGGHQTFEEKVKTLLPLYKEVFESLIDAGAEYIQVDEPILVTDDSESYENITREAYDYFEKAGVAKKLVIQTYFERAHLKFLSSLPVGGLGLDFVHDNGYNLEQIEAGDFDKSKTLYAGIIDGRNVWASDIESKKILIDKLLAHTNNLVIQPSSSLLHVPVSLDDETLDASVGEGLSFATEKLDELDALRRLFNQGDNAKYDKFKARYERFQNQSFKNLDYDFESVRTSRQSPFAQRIEQQQKRLNLPDLPTTTIGSFPQSREVRKYRADWKNKRITDEAYETFLKNEIARWIKIQEDIGLDVLVHGEFERNDMVEFFGEKLQGFLVTKFGWVQSYGSRAVKPPIIYGDVKWTAPLTVDETVYAQSLTDKPVKGMLTGPVTILNWSFERVDLPRKVVQDQIALAINEEVLALEAAGIKVIQVDEPALREGLPLRSEYHEQYLKDAVLSFKLATSSVRDETQIHTHMCYSQFGQIIHAIHDLDADVISIETSRSHGDLIKDFEDINYDLGIGLGVYDIHSPRIPTKEEITTAINRSLQQIDRSLFWVNPDCGLKTRKEEEVKDALTVLVNAVKAKRQE; encoded by the coding sequence ATGACAACAATTAAAACATCAAATTTAGGATTCCCAAGATTAGGTAGAAAAAGAGAATGGAAAAAGGCCATCGAAAGTTATTGGGCAAAAAAGATTTCTAAAGAAGAATTAGATCAAACTCTTACTGATCTTCATAAAGAGAACTTATTGTTACAAAAATACTACCATTTAGATAGTATCCCAGTTGGTGATTTCTCTTTATATGACCATATTCTAGATACGTCATTACTATTCAATATTATTCCAGAACGTTTCCAAGGAAGAACTATTGATGATGATTTACTATTTGATATTGCTCGTGGTAATAAAGAACATGTTGCAAGTGCACTTATTAAATGGTTTAACACAAACTATCACTATATCGTACCTGAATGGGATAACGTTGAACCTAAAGTAAGTCGCAACGTATTACTAGATCGTTTTAAATATGCACAATCTCTTAACGTTAACGCTCACCCTGTCATTGTAGGTCCAATTACTTTTGTTAAATTATCAAAAGGTGGTCATCAAACTTTTGAAGAAAAGGTTAAAACGTTATTACCACTTTATAAAGAAGTGTTTGAATCATTAATTGATGCAGGTGCTGAGTACATTCAAGTTGATGAGCCAATCTTAGTTACAGACGACAGTGAAAGCTACGAAAATATTACACGTGAAGCTTATGACTATTTCGAAAAAGCTGGTGTTGCTAAAAAATTAGTAATTCAAACATACTTTGAACGTGCGCACCTTAAATTTTTAAGTTCATTACCTGTGGGCGGTTTAGGTTTAGACTTTGTTCACGATAACGGATATAACCTTGAACAGATTGAAGCAGGTGATTTTGACAAGTCAAAAACTTTATATGCTGGCATTATTGATGGACGTAATGTATGGGCTAGTGACATTGAATCTAAGAAAATCTTAATCGATAAATTATTAGCACATACTAATAACCTTGTTATCCAACCTTCATCTTCATTATTACATGTTCCAGTATCATTAGATGATGAAACATTAGATGCAAGTGTTGGCGAAGGATTAAGCTTTGCGACTGAAAAATTAGATGAACTAGATGCATTACGTCGTTTATTCAACCAAGGTGATAATGCAAAATATGATAAATTTAAAGCGCGTTATGAACGTTTCCAAAACCAATCATTCAAAAACTTAGATTATGATTTCGAAAGTGTACGTACTTCTAGACAATCACCATTTGCACAACGTATTGAACAACAACAAAAACGTTTGAACTTACCAGATCTACCAACAACAACAATTGGATCATTCCCACAGAGTCGTGAAGTTCGAAAATACCGTGCAGATTGGAAAAACAAACGCATTACAGACGAAGCATATGAAACATTCTTAAAAAATGAAATTGCTCGATGGATTAAAATTCAAGAAGACATCGGCTTAGATGTATTAGTTCACGGTGAATTTGAACGTAATGACATGGTTGAATTCTTTGGCGAAAAATTACAAGGATTCTTAGTAACAAAATTTGGCTGGGTTCAATCATATGGTTCACGTGCAGTAAAACCACCAATTATTTATGGCGATGTTAAATGGACAGCACCATTAACTGTGGACGAAACAGTATATGCACAAAGTTTAACTGACAAACCTGTTAAAGGTATGTTAACAGGACCTGTAACGATTCTGAATTGGTCATTTGAACGTGTCGACTTACCACGTAAAGTTGTTCAAGATCAAATTGCTTTAGCGATCAACGAAGAAGTATTAGCGCTTGAAGCTGCTGGAATCAAAGTTATTCAAGTTGATGAACCTGCACTACGTGAAGGTTTACCATTACGCTCTGAATATCATGAACAATACCTTAAAGATGCAGTGTTATCATTTAAACTTGCAACGTCATCTGTTCGTGACGAAACACAAATCCATACACATATGTGTTATTCTCAATTTGGTCAAATCATTCATGCCATTCATGATTTAGATGCCGATGTTATTTCAATTGAAACATCTCGTAGCCATGGTGATTTAATCAAAGACTTTGAAGATATCAACTATGATTTAGGCATTGGATTAGGTGTTTATGATATTCATAGCCCACGTATTCCAACAAAAGAAGAGATTACGACAGCAATTAATCGTTCATTACAACAAATCGACCGCTCATTATTCTGGGTTAATCCTGACTGTGGTTTAAAAACAAGAAAAGAAGAAGAAGTTAAAGATGCTTTGACTGTTCTTGTGAATGCTGTTAAAGCCAAACGTCAAGAATAA
- a CDS encoding ABC-2 transporter permease, whose product MKGMLLSSFYATRKQTYIYFIVAIIAAGYFSVFNPLMSSAMAGVMLITPITDNIKHEKDSRWMYYVSTLPAKRSDYIKSYFAFYLILFGASLMIGLVVTTIVTQSVIIGIMSCLMSFGVIGAYSIIFPLTFKFGAENSNVIMIFASILLLISFMAFFFIYGMVSGASALEFDKISTEGWLVVIAYAVIGIVITSVSYILSIKIFNKQEL is encoded by the coding sequence ATGAAAGGTATGTTACTAAGTAGTTTTTATGCAACGAGAAAGCAAACATATATTTATTTTATTGTCGCTATAATAGCTGCGGGATACTTTTCAGTATTTAATCCGTTGATGAGTTCTGCAATGGCTGGGGTTATGTTAATTACACCCATTACTGATAATATTAAACATGAAAAAGATTCAAGATGGATGTACTATGTATCTACTTTACCGGCTAAACGAAGCGATTATATTAAGTCATACTTTGCCTTTTACTTAATCTTATTCGGTGCAAGTTTAATGATTGGATTAGTTGTGACTACGATTGTGACCCAAAGTGTGATAATTGGTATTATGTCATGTTTAATGAGTTTTGGCGTCATAGGGGCATACTCTATCATTTTCCCGTTGACATTTAAATTTGGCGCTGAAAACTCAAATGTCATTATGATATTTGCATCTATACTACTACTTATTTCTTTTATGGCCTTTTTCTTTATATATGGTATGGTTAGTGGTGCATCTGCATTAGAATTTGACAAAATTAGCACTGAAGGATGGCTAGTTGTCATAGCATATGCGGTCATTGGCATAGTTATAACAAGTGTTTCTTATATCTTGTCTATTAAAATTTTTAACAAACAAGAACTATAA
- a CDS encoding acetyl-CoA C-acetyltransferase translates to MTKVVLAAAYRTPIGVFGGAFKDVPAYDLGATLIEHIIKETRLNPSDIDEVIIGNVLQAGQGQNPARIAAMKGGLPETVPAFTVNKVCGSGLKSIQLAYQSILTGENDIVLAGGMENMSQSPMLVNNGRFGFKMGHQTMVDSMVYDGLTDVFNQYHMGITAENLVEQYDISREEQDTFAVNSQKKAANAQQNGGFDSEIVPVSIPQRKGEPIVVSKDEGVRGDASVEKLSRLRPAFKKDGTVTAGNASGINDGAAMMLVMSEEKANELNIEPLAVLDGFGSHGVDPSVMGIAPVGAVEKVLKRSNKELSDIDVFELNEAFAAQSLAVDRELKLPQEKVNVKGGAIALGHPIGASGARVLVTLLHQLNDEVETGLTSLCIGGGQAIAAVVSKY, encoded by the coding sequence ATGACGAAAGTCGTATTAGCAGCAGCATATAGAACACCAATTGGCGTTTTTGGAGGAGCATTCAAAGATGTACCAGCCTATGATTTAGGTGCGACTTTGATAGAACATATTATTAAAGAAACACGTTTGAATCCTAGTGACATTGATGAAGTCATTATTGGTAATGTACTTCAAGCAGGACAAGGACAAAATCCAGCTCGTATTGCTGCTATGAAAGGCGGTTTGCCAGAAACAGTACCTGCATTTACGGTGAATAAAGTTTGTGGTTCAGGATTGAAGTCAATTCAACTAGCGTATCAATCTATCTTGACGGGAGAAAATGATATCGTCTTAGCTGGTGGTATGGAGAATATGTCTCAGTCACCAATGCTTGTCAATAACGGTCGCTTTGGTTTTAAAATGGGACATCAAACAATGGTTGATAGCATGGTATATGATGGGCTAACGGATGTATTTAACCAATATCATATGGGTATTACTGCTGAGAATTTAGTAGAACAATATGATATTTCAAGAGAAGAACAAGATACGTTTGCTGTTAATTCTCAGAAAAAGGCGGCAAATGCACAACAAAATGGTGGATTTGACAGTGAGATTGTTCCGGTATCAATTCCACAACGTAAAGGTGAGCCAATCGTTGTTTCCAAAGATGAAGGTGTTCGAGGAGATGCCTCTGTTGAAAAATTAAGTCGTTTGAGACCAGCTTTCAAAAAAGACGGAACAGTTACAGCAGGTAATGCATCAGGAATTAATGATGGTGCTGCGATGATGTTAGTCATGTCAGAAGAGAAAGCAAACGAATTAAATATTGAACCATTAGCAGTGCTTGATGGTTTTGGAAGTCATGGTGTGGATCCTTCTGTTATGGGTATTGCACCAGTAGGCGCTGTAGAAAAGGTATTAAAACGTAGTAACAAAGAATTAAGCGATATTGATGTATTTGAATTAAATGAAGCATTTGCAGCTCAATCATTAGCTGTAGATCGTGAGTTGAAATTACCACAAGAAAAAGTAAATGTTAAGGGTGGTGCCATTGCATTAGGGCACCCAATTGGGGCATCAGGTGCTAGAGTATTAGTGACTTTATTACATCAATTAAATGATGAAGTTGAAACTGGATTAACATCATTATGTATTGGTGGCGGACAAGCAATCGCTGCAGTCGTTTCAAAATATTAA
- a CDS encoding cyclase family protein, which translates to MTQYPLWQQLNTLKQATWVDLTHTFDPEIPRFSEFEKGEVSTLFTVKDHGFYVQRWNIVTQYGTHIDAPIHFVENKRYLEDIDLKELVLPLIVLDFSKEVASNNDFIVTRAHIEAWEKENGTIEPGTFVALRSDWSKRWPNIEQFENKDANGQQHAPGWGLDALKYLIEERQVEAVGHETFDTDASLDAVKNGDLVGERYILGQDKYQVELLTNLDQLPTRGAIIYAISPKPKDAPGFPVRAFAIKPSND; encoded by the coding sequence ATGACACAATATCCTTTATGGCAACAATTAAATACTTTAAAACAAGCAACTTGGGTAGATTTAACGCATACATTTGATCCTGAAATTCCACGTTTTAGTGAGTTCGAAAAAGGCGAAGTATCAACTTTATTTACTGTTAAAGATCATGGTTTCTATGTTCAACGTTGGAATATTGTAACGCAATATGGCACGCATATTGATGCGCCCATACATTTCGTTGAGAACAAACGATATTTAGAAGACATTGATTTAAAAGAACTGGTATTACCTTTAATCGTATTAGACTTTTCAAAAGAAGTAGCGAGCAACAATGATTTCATCGTAACACGAGCACATATAGAAGCATGGGAAAAAGAAAATGGCACAATTGAACCAGGTACATTTGTTGCGCTTCGCTCAGATTGGTCAAAGCGTTGGCCTAATATCGAGCAATTTGAAAACAAAGACGCTAATGGACAACAACATGCACCAGGTTGGGGATTAGATGCTTTGAAGTATTTGATTGAAGAACGTCAAGTTGAAGCTGTTGGTCATGAAACATTCGATACTGATGCATCTCTGGACGCTGTAAAAAACGGTGATTTAGTTGGCGAACGCTATATTCTTGGTCAAGATAAGTACCAAGTTGAGTTATTAACTAATTTGGATCAATTACCAACTCGTGGCGCCATTATTTATGCCATTAGTCCTAAACCAAAAGATGCGCCAGGGTTCCCAGTTAGAGCATTTGCAATCAAACCATCAAATGACTAA
- a CDS encoding FTR1 family iron permease produces the protein MKHYLIKIVATIITLVMVFSFGLLKSQGAEQHSISDVYSVITDAKSALSNNSISNDSKNNAVKKVVSSVGKLSLDDNSEGNAVKSDLRKLKNAKSNADQTDALSQLTKSLIAYEEKLASKDAGSKIKLLQQQIDGKDRAMTKAIKDKNKAELESLNNSLNQIWTSNETVIRNYDANQYGRIEVALLQLRIAIHKSPLDTAKVSHAWTTFKSNIDHVDKKSSASESNQFHVSQLNDELDKAIKAIDSNQLSDADTALKHFIEIWPYVEGQIQTKDGALYTKIEDKIPYYQSVLDEHNKSHVKDGLIDINNQIKEVVGHSYSFVDVMIIFLREGLEVLLIVMTLTTMTRNVKDKKGTASVIGGAIAGLVLSIILAITFVETLGNSGILRESMEAGLGIVAVILMFIVGVWMHKRSNAKRWNDMIKNMYANAISNGNLVLLATIGLISVLREGVEVIIFYMGMIGELATKDFIIGIALAIVILIIFALLFRFIVKLIPIFYIFRVLSIFIFIMGFKMLGVSIQKLQLLGAMPRHVIEGFPTINWLGFYPSYEPLIAQVVYIIIVAFLIFKFKK, from the coding sequence GTGAAACATTATTTGATTAAAATTGTAGCGACGATAATTACTTTAGTTATGGTATTTAGCTTTGGATTATTAAAAAGTCAGGGAGCAGAACAGCATAGTATAAGTGATGTATATAGTGTGATAACGGATGCTAAATCTGCACTTTCAAATAATTCGATATCGAATGATAGTAAAAATAATGCAGTAAAAAAAGTTGTAAGTAGTGTGGGGAAATTATCACTTGATGACAACAGTGAAGGAAATGCTGTTAAATCAGACTTGAGAAAACTTAAAAATGCTAAATCGAATGCTGATCAAACAGATGCGTTATCACAATTGACGAAGTCATTAATTGCCTATGAAGAGAAGTTGGCTAGTAAAGATGCAGGTTCTAAAATTAAATTATTGCAACAGCAAATCGATGGTAAAGATAGAGCGATGACAAAAGCGATTAAAGATAAAAATAAAGCAGAGCTAGAATCGCTGAACAATAGTTTGAATCAGATTTGGACAAGTAATGAAACGGTGATTCGCAATTATGACGCAAATCAATATGGACGAATTGAAGTCGCATTACTGCAACTTAGAATCGCTATCCATAAGTCGCCATTAGATACAGCGAAAGTGTCACATGCTTGGACAACTTTTAAATCAAATATTGATCATGTCGATAAGAAAAGTAGTGCCTCTGAAAGTAATCAATTTCATGTATCGCAGTTGAATGATGAATTAGATAAAGCGATTAAAGCAATAGATAGCAATCAATTGTCGGATGCTGATACTGCACTTAAACATTTTATAGAAATTTGGCCGTATGTTGAAGGTCAAATTCAAACTAAAGACGGTGCTTTGTATACAAAAATTGAAGATAAAATACCTTATTATCAAAGTGTATTAGACGAACATAATAAATCCCACGTGAAAGATGGTTTAATAGATATAAACAATCAAATTAAAGAGGTTGTTGGCCATAGTTACAGCTTTGTTGATGTGATGATTATCTTTTTACGTGAAGGGCTAGAAGTGTTGTTAATTGTAATGACATTGACTACCATGACGCGTAATGTCAAAGATAAGAAAGGGACTGCAAGTGTTATTGGTGGTGCAATTGCCGGACTCGTACTGAGTATCATCTTAGCAATTACGTTTGTAGAAACTTTAGGTAATAGTGGCATTCTTCGTGAAAGTATGGAAGCGGGATTAGGTATTGTTGCGGTCATATTAATGTTTATCGTTGGTGTTTGGATGCACAAACGTTCAAATGCAAAACGTTGGAATGACATGATTAAAAATATGTATGCTAATGCGATTAGTAATGGTAATTTGGTGTTGTTAGCGACGATTGGTTTAATTTCTGTACTCCGTGAAGGAGTTGAGGTAATCATTTTCTATATGGGAATGATAGGTGAGCTAGCGACAAAAGATTTTATTATTGGTATTGCTTTAGCTATCGTTATTTTAATCATCTTTGCATTATTATTTAGATTTATAGTTAAATTAATACCTATTTTCTATATATTTAGAGTGTTGTCGATTTTTATTTTTATTATGGGATTCAAAATGCTTGGCGTAAGTATTCAAAAGTTACAATTATTAGGTGCTATGCCTAGACATGTCATTGAAGGATTCCCAACGATTAACTGGTTAGGATTCTATCCAAGTTATGAACCATTGATAGCACAAGTTGTATATATTATTATTGTAGCTTTCTTAATCTTTAAATTTAAAAAATAA
- a CDS encoding DUF3169 family protein, with the protein MKILRYIGYLLLGGIVGGIIGGILGNFDGFGIENLTFATYNNVVVISIVATIIIILVEGIILMNQRRALKYKQLVDKEVDIDATDQYELLANRYVLNGNILSILQTVIAFLVLLIFVVGHAAANAMLFFLIPFFASAIFNTQFTLFNRRFDDRMPKIADKNYTEKRLEILDEGERHIELVALFKTYAINLSILILAIIFIGSYSIATGINQSFSLILIIAIFIYNAFSYLLKRRHFY; encoded by the coding sequence ATGAAAATACTAAGATATATCGGATATCTTTTACTGGGTGGAATTGTAGGTGGTATCATTGGTGGAATTTTAGGTAACTTTGATGGATTTGGTATTGAGAACTTGACGTTTGCGACATATAACAATGTCGTTGTAATATCGATAGTTGCGACGATTATCATCATATTGGTAGAAGGCATTATTTTGATGAATCAAAGACGTGCATTGAAGTATAAGCAACTTGTAGATAAAGAAGTAGATATCGATGCAACAGATCAATATGAGTTGCTTGCGAATCGTTATGTTTTAAATGGAAATATATTAAGTATTCTGCAGACAGTTATTGCTTTTTTAGTATTGCTTATTTTTGTGGTAGGGCACGCTGCAGCAAATGCAATGCTATTCTTTTTAATACCATTTTTTGCTAGTGCTATTTTCAATACACAATTTACGCTGTTTAATAGAAGATTTGATGATAGAATGCCAAAAATTGCAGATAAGAATTACACTGAAAAGCGTTTGGAAATATTAGATGAAGGTGAACGACACATAGAATTGGTTGCATTGTTTAAAACTTATGCGATTAACTTATCAATATTGATACTAGCCATTATTTTTATAGGGTCTTATTCAATTGCTACAGGAATTAATCAAAGCTTCAGTTTGATACTTATCATCGCTATTTTCATATATAACGCTTTTAGTTATTTATTGAAGAGAAGACATTTTTATTAA
- a CDS encoding twin-arginine translocase TatA/TatE family subunit, which produces MIIMITNTFILGITGPTSLVVISIIALIIFGPKKLPQFGRAIGSTLKEFKSATEDLDKESHDTPSKESKQQREQD; this is translated from the coding sequence TTGATTATCATGATAACTAACACTTTCATTTTAGGCATTACAGGCCCAACTAGTCTTGTAGTCATAAGCATTATCGCTTTGATCATTTTTGGTCCGAAAAAATTACCACAATTTGGCCGTGCCATTGGTTCTACTTTAAAAGAATTTAAATCTGCAACAGAAGATTTAGATAAAGAGTCTCACGATACACCCAGTAAGGAATCGAAACAACAGCGAGAGCAAGATTAA